A segment of the Homoserinimonas aerilata genome:
AGGGCGGGGGTGCGCATGGTCTTCATCGACCGCCCCGTTCCCGGGCTCGACGACGACGACAGCGTGGCGACCGACACCGTGCTCACCGACAACGCGGGCGGCGCCCGCACCGGCGTCGAACACCTGATCGCGCACGGGCACAGGCGCATCGCCTGTTTCACCGACCGCGCCGATCTGTTCACCAGCCATCACCGCATCCTCGGCTACCGGCTGGCGCTCGAGGCGGCAGGCATCCCCTTCGATCCGGCGCTCGTGTTCTCGGCAGACGATGTGGCCGAGAACTTCGCCGGCCCGCTCGCGGCGATGCTCGCGATGGCGCAGCCGCCGACCGCGATCTTCACCGGCAACAACCGCTCCACCGTGGCCGTGCTGCGGCAGCTCGTCGGGCGCCCCGACCGCCCCGCCATCGTCGGCTTCGACGATTTCGAGCTCGCGGATGCCATGACGCCGGGGGTCACGGTCGTCGCGCAGGACCCGCTCGCGATGGGCCGCACGGCGGCCGAGCTGCTGTTCCGCCGCCTCGGCGGAGAGGCGGGCCCGACGCAGACGATAACGCTCGGCACCACGCTCATCAGGCGCGGTTCCGGCGAGCAGCGACCGTAGCCCGCCCCGAGCATCCGGCTGCAGGCGCCGGTGTGCGCTGCCGTTCGGGGCGTGCGCGCCCGCTCGCGCAGGCGGGCATGCCTCTGGCGGGCGCGCACACCTCCCGAGGGAGCGCAGAAGGCAAGGATCGGTAACAATTTTCGCGCGGGGTTGTTTTGGGAACGTTTTCATAATTGAATAGCGGATGTCCGCGCCACTCGGCCGCGAACGCACAGCGAGATTCCAATGGAGGAATGCACCCATGCGCAAGCCACTGTCACTCATCGCGGGAGCAGCCGTTCTCGGCCTCGCCCTCGCCGGATGCTCCACGGGCGGCGGAGAATCCGACCCCGGCAACGCCGACCAGGTCGAGGTCTTCACCTGGTGGGCCTCCGGCTCCGAGAAGGTCGGCCTCGACGCGCTCGTCAAGGTGTTCAACGAGCAGTACCCCGACATCGAGTTCATCAACGCATCCGTCGCCGGTGGCGCGGGCTCCAACGCGAAGGCTGCCCTCGCATCCCGCCTCGAGGCGAACGACCCGCCAGACACCTTCCAGGCCCACGCAGGCGCAGAGCTCACCGACTACATCAACGCCGGGCAGCTGCAGGATCTCAGCTCCTTCTACGAGGAGCAGGGCCTCACCGACGTGTTCCCCGCCAGCCTGATCGAGCAGCTCACCGTCGACGGCGCCATCTACTCGGTGCCCAGCAACATCCACCGCGCCAACGTCACGTGGGTGAACACCGCGGTTCTCGAGGGCGCAGGCATCGACCCGACGAAGGCTCCGGCCGACATCGACGCCTGGATCGACGACTTGCAGAAGCTGAAGGACTCCGGGGTCGAGTCGCCGCTGGCGCTCGGCACCGAGTGGACCCAGATGCAGCTGCTCGAGAACGTGCTCATCGCCGACCTCGGCGCGGAAGGCTACTCGGGCCTCTGGACGGGTGACACCGCCTGGGACAGCGACGGGGTCAAGACCGCCGTCGACCACTACGGCGAGCTGATGAAGTTCGTGAACAGCGACTTCGCGGGCCTCGAATGGGATGCCGCGACGCAGATCCTGCTCGACGGCAACGCCGGGTACAACGTGATGGGCGACTGGGCCGAGGCTGCATTCGTGCAGGCCGGCCAGACCTACGGCGACGAGTACACCACCTGGCCCACCCCGGGCACGGACGGCGTGTTCGACTTTCTCGCCGACTCGTTCACCCTCCCGGTGGGCGCACCTCACGAGCAGGCCGCGAAGGACTGGCTGACCACCATCAGCTCGGCCGAGGGCCAGAAGGCGTTCAACATCGCGAAGGGCTCCATCCCGGCCCGCACCGACGCCACCGCGAGCGACTACCCCGCGTACCAGCAGACGGCCATCACCTCGTTCGCTGACGACACCGTGGTGAGCTCGCTCGCCCACGGCGCCGCCGCGAGCATCTCGTGGTCGGGCGACATCTCGTCGGCCGTCGGCAAGTTCGGCACCGACAAGGATGCCGCCTCGCTGGTGAGCGCACTCGTCGCCGCCGCCGACAAGGCACTCGGCTAAGCGCAGCTCAGAAGAGACAATGGTGGGTGGGAGCGCCTCGGCCTCCCACCCACCGCCACGTCGCATCGGGTCGCCGCCCGGCGACAACATCACAGGGAAGTGAACAACAGTGCGTAAGGGAATCAGGAACTGGGGTCCACCCCTCCTGCTCGTGTCGCCGACGGTCGTGATCCTCGGCATCTTCGTGTACGGGCTCATCGGGGCGAACGTGTCGGTGTCGCTCAGCGACCGGCACAGCCTGCAGCCGGCAGAGAACTTCGTCGGCCTCGACAACTACTTCGCCCTCTTCGCCGAGGAACGCTTCCTCCACTCCCTCTACAACCTCGGCATGTTCACGCTGTTCTTCATCGTGGGCACGATGGTGTTCGGCTTCCTGTGGGCCTGGATGCTCGACAAGGGCGTGAGCGCGGAGGGCGTGTTCCGCTCCGTGTACCTGTTCCCGATGGCGATCTCCTTCGTCGCATCCGGTGTCGTCTGGCGCTGGCTTCTCAACAGCGCGGAGGGCGACCGCGCATCCGGTCTCAACAGGATCTTCGAGAGCCTCGGCCTCGGGTTCCTGCAGAACCCGTGGTGGAGCGACCCCACCTGGGGCATGGCGGCGATCGCCCTGCCCGCCATCTGGCAGCTCTCCGGCTATGTGATGGCGCTGTTCCTGTCGGGCTTCCGGGGTATCCCCGAGGAGCTGCGCGAGGCAGCCCGCATGGACGGCGCCTCCGAGTGGAAGCTGTACCGGCACGTGATCTTCCCGCAGCTGAGCCCCGTCGCCCTGTCGGCGCTCATCATCGTCGGGCACATGTCCCTGAAGGTCTTCGACCTGATCATGGCCATCACGAAGGCGATCTACCAGACCGAGGTCCCCGCGACCTACCTGTGGGTCGCCCTCACCTCGAATGACTACGCCAAGGCGGCGACGATCGCCACCATCCTCCTGCTGTTCGTTGCGGTGCTCATCGTGCCGTACCTCATCTACACGGCACGTTCAGAGAAGGCCGAGCGATGACGATCACGACGGGTATCGAGAAGAAGGCGGATGTCGCGGCGCCGCCCGCGGGGGCGCGCGCACGATTCCGGATCGGCCGCACGGCGAAGTACGCGCTGCTCGTGCTGTTCCTCATCGTGGTGCTGATGCCGGTGTACGTGCTGGTGGTGACGAGCCTCAAGCCTCCGCAGGATGTGAACCCGGCGACCTCGTGGGGGCTCCCCCTCCGCTGGCCGTGGGAGTCGGTCGCCCCGGGTGGGCCGACCGGCTTCGACAACTGGTCGATCGCCTGGGAGGCGCTGGCCCCGGCCATCGGGCGCACCTTCCTACTGGCCATCCCTGCCGCGCTCATCTCGTCGTTCCTCGGCTCGATGAACGGCTTCGTGCTGTCGCGCTGGCGGTTCCCGCGCGCCGACTGGGTGTTCACCTTCATCCTGTTCGGGATGTTCATCCCCTACCAGGCGATCATGACGCCGCTCGTGCAGATGAAGACGGGGCTGGGGCTGCCGAGCGGCATCGGCACCCTGCTCATCGTGCACATCATCTACGGCCTGCCGATCTGCACGCTCATCTTCCGCAACTACTACGTGGGCATCCCGATGGAACTCATGGAGGCGTCGCGCGTGGACGGCGCCGGCATGCTGCGCACGTTCGGCAGCATCGTGCTGCCGCTGTCGCTGCCGGGCTTCGTGGTGACGATCATCTGGCAGTTCACGAGCGCCTGGAACGACTTCCTGTTCGCCCTGTTCCTGTCGAACCAGCGGGAGGGGCCGGTGTCGCTCGCCCTGAACAACCTCGCCCAGGGCGCCCAGCTGGCGAACTATGGTGCGGCGATGGCCGGCGCACTGCTCGCCTCGCTGCCGACGCTCGTCGTGTACATCGTGCTGGGCAAGTACTTCATCGGCGGCCTCATGAGCGGCTCGGTCAAGAGCTAGCACCGCTGGGTTTCGATGCACTCGCTGGCGCTCGCTACTCAACCGGCGAGTGACGCGCCCGCCTCGCGCAGCCAGCGCAGCGGCTCATCCAGCGCCGCATCGAGACCGCCCGCCAGTTCGGTGAGGGCGCGGGATGCGGTGAACGCATCGGTGGATACGGATGCATCGATACCGCCAGCGATGAGCAGCATCCGGGCACCGTCAGGGCGGGGCACCCGCGCGACGTAGCCGGCGACCTTGCCGGCTGCGGACTGGGCGTCGAAACGCCCCTCCCCCGTGATGATGACATCGGCCTGGGCGACGGCCTCGGGTAGGCCAATGGCGTCACCGACAGCATCCGCGCCCGGCGCCATGCGCGCTCCCCAGGCGAGGAGCCCGTAACCGGTTCCCCCGGCGGCGCCCGCCCCCGGTGCCGTTGGCTCGGCAGGCAGAAGCGCTGCCAGCGTTGCCAGCCCGCGGTCGAGCGCGGCCCGCTGGGCAGCATCCGCCCCCTTCTGAGCGCCGAAGACCCGGGCCGCCCCGAACGGCCCGAGGAGAGGGTTGGTCACATCGCCGAGCACGAGGGCGCCGCCAGGTGGCAGGGCACGCAGACCGGAGAGGTCGACGGATGCGAGCTGCGCGAGCGCACCGCCGCCGAGCGCGATCGGCTGCCCGCTGGCGTCGAGAAAGCGTGCGCCGAGCGCTGCGAGCGCCGCCGACCCGCCATCGGTGGAGGCGCTGCCGCCGACGGCGAGTAGCAGCCGCGAGACTCCGTGCTCCAGGGCGTCGACGATCGCCTGGCCGAAGCCGAGTGTGTGCGCCTCGAGCGGGAGCATCCGGTCAAGCAGCGTGAGGCCGCTCGTGGCGGCGAGCTCCACGAGCGCCGTGCCGCGCGGGGTGCCGTCGCTCGCGGGCAGCAGCAGCCAGCTCGCATCGATGTCGCGGATGCCGGGGCGATGCTCACCCG
Coding sequences within it:
- a CDS encoding LacI family DNA-binding transcriptional regulator, translating into MGAGDSIDADSRGGRATMRDVAARAGVGLSTVSRVVNGDVNVSAARTLAVEQAIAELGFRRNDSARHLRMGAASSIGLLLESVSDPFFSLINQAVEEVALVRDSLLLSASSHQDAERAKKMVLAFCARRVDGLIITPSEPQEIDYLRAELRAGVRMVFIDRPVPGLDDDDSVATDTVLTDNAGGARTGVEHLIAHGHRRIACFTDRADLFTSHHRILGYRLALEAAGIPFDPALVFSADDVAENFAGPLAAMLAMAQPPTAIFTGNNRSTVAVLRQLVGRPDRPAIVGFDDFELADAMTPGVTVVAQDPLAMGRTAAELLFRRLGGEAGPTQTITLGTTLIRRGSGEQRP
- a CDS encoding ABC transporter substrate-binding protein; amino-acid sequence: MRKPLSLIAGAAVLGLALAGCSTGGGESDPGNADQVEVFTWWASGSEKVGLDALVKVFNEQYPDIEFINASVAGGAGSNAKAALASRLEANDPPDTFQAHAGAELTDYINAGQLQDLSSFYEEQGLTDVFPASLIEQLTVDGAIYSVPSNIHRANVTWVNTAVLEGAGIDPTKAPADIDAWIDDLQKLKDSGVESPLALGTEWTQMQLLENVLIADLGAEGYSGLWTGDTAWDSDGVKTAVDHYGELMKFVNSDFAGLEWDAATQILLDGNAGYNVMGDWAEAAFVQAGQTYGDEYTTWPTPGTDGVFDFLADSFTLPVGAPHEQAAKDWLTTISSAEGQKAFNIAKGSIPARTDATASDYPAYQQTAITSFADDTVVSSLAHGAAASISWSGDISSAVGKFGTDKDAASLVSALVAAADKALG
- a CDS encoding carbohydrate ABC transporter permease, whose amino-acid sequence is MRKGIRNWGPPLLLVSPTVVILGIFVYGLIGANVSVSLSDRHSLQPAENFVGLDNYFALFAEERFLHSLYNLGMFTLFFIVGTMVFGFLWAWMLDKGVSAEGVFRSVYLFPMAISFVASGVVWRWLLNSAEGDRASGLNRIFESLGLGFLQNPWWSDPTWGMAAIALPAIWQLSGYVMALFLSGFRGIPEELREAARMDGASEWKLYRHVIFPQLSPVALSALIIVGHMSLKVFDLIMAITKAIYQTEVPATYLWVALTSNDYAKAATIATILLLFVAVLIVPYLIYTARSEKAER
- a CDS encoding carbohydrate ABC transporter permease; the protein is MTITTGIEKKADVAAPPAGARARFRIGRTAKYALLVLFLIVVLMPVYVLVVTSLKPPQDVNPATSWGLPLRWPWESVAPGGPTGFDNWSIAWEALAPAIGRTFLLAIPAALISSFLGSMNGFVLSRWRFPRADWVFTFILFGMFIPYQAIMTPLVQMKTGLGLPSGIGTLLIVHIIYGLPICTLIFRNYYVGIPMELMEASRVDGAGMLRTFGSIVLPLSLPGFVVTIIWQFTSAWNDFLFALFLSNQREGPVSLALNNLAQGAQLANYGAAMAGALLASLPTLVVYIVLGKYFIGGLMSGSVKS
- a CDS encoding glycerate kinase is translated as MRVIIAPDSFKGSASAAEVAAAIAEGWSRVRPRDELTLLPMADGGEGTLDAFELAVPGAQRMPVTVTGPGEHRPGIRDIDASWLLLPASDGTPRGTALVELAATSGLTLLDRMLPLEAHTLGFGQAIVDALEHGVSRLLLAVGGSASTDGGSAALAALGARFLDASGQPIALGGGALAQLASVDLSGLRALPPGGALVLGDVTNPLLGPFGAARVFGAQKGADAAQRAALDRGLATLAALLPAEPTAPGAGAAGGTGYGLLAWGARMAPGADAVGDAIGLPEAVAQADVIITGEGRFDAQSAAGKVAGYVARVPRPDGARMLLIAGGIDASVSTDAFTASRALTELAGGLDAALDEPLRWLREAGASLAG